From Drosophila virilis strain 15010-1051.87 chromosome X, Dvir_AGI_RSII-ME, whole genome shotgun sequence, the proteins below share one genomic window:
- the LOC6632120 gene encoding S-phase kinase-associated protein 1 produces MPNIKLQSSDEEIFDTDIQIAKCSGTIRTMLEDCGMEDDENAIVPLPNVNSTILRKVLTWANYHKDDPQPTEDDESKEKRTDDITSWDADFLKVDQGTLFELILAANYLDIKGLLELTCKTVANMIKGKTPEDIRKTFNIKKDFTPAEEEQVRKENEWCEEK; encoded by the coding sequence ATGCCGAACATCAAGTTGCAGTCATCTGATGAGGAAATTTTCGATACCGATATACAAATTGCCAAGTGCTCCGGTACGATTCGCACCATGTTGGAGGATTGCGGCATGGAGGATGATGAGAATGCCATTGTGCCATTGCCGAATGTGAATTCGACAATTTTGAGAAAAGTGTTGACCTGGGCCAACTATCACAAGGATGATCCACAGCCAACGGAGGATGATGAGAGCAAGGAGAAGCGCACCGATGACATCACATCATGGGATGCCGATTTTCTGAAAGTTGACCAAGGCACGCTTTTTGAACTGATCTTGGCTGCCAATTACTTGGATATTAAGGGCTTACTGGAGCTAACATGCAAAACCGTTGCCAATATGATCAAGGGCAAAACACCCGAGGACATCCGAAAGACGTTCAAcatcaaaaaagattttaCACCGGCCGAGGAGGAGCAGGTGCGCAAGGAGAACGAATGGTGTGAGGAGAAGTAA